The window ACAGAAGGAGATGGTTAATCGAGGTGAGACTTCGTTTGCATCTCGAGTAATGAGGTTTAGTAGTTCTTTGCATGGAACTAAACAGTACTGGTGTACTCAAAGACTAAACCTAGCGGCCATGCAAGAGGCACTAGGCATGCCGTCTATATTCTTTACGCTTAGTGCTGCTGATACTCAATGGCCAGAGCTTCAGGACTTGATGCGTCACTATCGGCCAAACGCTAACCAAGACAGGGCCAGTGAGAGAATAAAGGCGGTCATTGAAAATCCTCATTTGACCGATTGGTTCTTTTTGCACAGAGCAGAAACATTTATGTGATACTTTTTGCAAAACAGTCTTGGTGCTGTAGATTTCTGGGCACGCATTGAGTATCAGCACAGAGGGAGTTCTCATTTGCATGGTGTGGCATGGCTGGCCGATGCTCCACATTCTGATAAGATAAGTTCAGAGTGGGAATGCATGCACAGAGCATCCGAGTCGGGCGAAGCCGAAGCCACTAGCGAACAGATGAGAAGGGCAGAGGACATTGCACGGGAGGTGTATGACTTTGCTGATGCCCTGGTAACTACGTGGAATCCCACGTTGAATGAAACGGGGGAGGGTCACATGCCTCAAGCAGAAATGCACTCCTGTCACAAACGACATAGAGATGTGACCGACGAAGAGCAGGATTATGCTGAACTATAGCCAATGTGCAGAGGCATACGAAAGGCTCAACGGCTTACTGTCTTTGCCGTGCTAAACGTAAGAGGACCTCTGCCCTAGCAGGGGACAACGATCATGGCAGTGAAAACGAGCTACAGTGCCGTTTAAGTTTCCCAAAGTCttgtcaagtagaacacatTTTGAACTACAAGACAAGCAGCCAGAGCTTGTTACGCGGCGAAATGATTCTCGCATTAATGGGCATAACCGGGCTCAATTGACAGGCTGGCGGGCTAATGTTgacatgcaggtgtgtgtTAATGCAGAAATGGTGTCTAAGTACATGACCAAATATGCCAGCAAGAGTGAAGGCATGTCTGAACCTCTAAAAAAGACTTTCGAAGTTATAGTAGAGGACTTGAAGGATGATGATCATCCAAAGAAAGCCGTCCAAAAGCTAATGACAAGGTCCGTAGTAGAGCATACTACTCGGCACAGGAAACGTGCCATCACCTTACGGGTGAGAAGTTAGTAGTATGCAGTAGAACGATTTTACGTGTAAACGTTGATGGTCAGCGTGAAGTCGATGTGGCACAAGATAAACAGGCTACAATTTCAAGTGCCATGGACCACTACGTAAACAGGCCAAAAAGTAACGAATTTGAAAATCTCTGCTTTGATGACTTTTTCACGCAGTACGATTTCAAAAGGACTTGTCAAACGCAACAAAAAGGCTGCCATTCGTTACGTTCCTGCAGTAAAGACTGCACTTCCAAATGATTTGGAAAAGTATGAAACTTACTGCTCTAGGCAGCTGGTAAAATATAAACCTTTTCGGTGCCCAGAAGAACTGACCGCTGATTTTGGTGGTAGTGCAGTTGCTTCGTGGGAAGAATGGCAGGGCTATTGTTCTGACGACCTGACTCGTCGGATTTGTTTTGCTCAGGACGTTGAAAGGGCAACAGATCGCAACGAAGTGGAAATCGACGGTGACAATCTAGCACCCTGCGATGTTGATGAAAATGGTACGTGCAATAATAGATGGCACGCAGTAGAAGACTGGATGGTATTGTGTCAGTTAGATGCTGACTTTTCAGAATCTCTAGAGAACGAACAGGGTTCTGATAGTAATACCGATTGGACAGCATCTGCTGTGAATTTTCCTGATGCCCAGGAAGCCATAACATTTATTGCTCGTAATAAATCTGAACACGGTGTAGTTGATCAGAACGTTGACCTGAGCGACTATAATCCTGATTTCTTGCTAGGCAATCAGCGAGTTGCATATGACATTGTCAAATGCCATTTCGAAAAACTTAACCGGGGTCTGTCGCCGGATCCACTTCGATGTGTCATATGTGGAACGGCTGGTACCGGTGAGTCGTATCTTATCGGATGCTTCCGTTCTCTACTCAGAGGTGCATGTTGTGTCGCTGCTCCGACAGGGGTAGTAGCATTTAATGTGAATGGTAGAACATTGCACTCTTTGTTAAAACTGCCTCTCAACTTTACGGCAAGTAATGAATTGCGTGGTCCTGCACTACAGAATCTGCAGGAACAGTTAAAGCAATGTTGTTATGTAATTATAGACGAAATGTCAATGATTGGTCGACGTCAGCTAGGCATGATACATCAGAGGTTGTGCCAGGCACGTCCTGACCATGCTACTGAACCTTTCGGTGGTATGTCCTTGGTACTGGTCGGAGACTTTGGACAGTTGCCTCCGGTGGGAGACACTCCACTCTATGTCGCGGATTCGAAGGGTATTTTGTCGAAATTAGGTAGAGCCATGTACACAGAATTAAGGAGTCGGTAGTGCCGACCGAAGTTATGAGGCAGGCCGGCAGTGATGATGCTCAAATCAGATTCAAGCAGGCCCTTCTGCAACTAAGAAATGCTGCCGTCACTGAAAATGACTGGCAACTTTTTATGACCCGTACCATTGAGTCGGCATGGGTAAATAGAGAGAATTTGACACTGTTTGATGAAGCAATTCGATTATTCTCAACAGTGGAAGAGGTGGCCGAATACAACGTCGCTTACCTATGTCGGCTAGGCAGGCCTATTGCCTACATCAAGGCTATACACAATTGCGCTGAGGCCAAAAAGGCCAGTGAAGATGAAGCTGGGGGTCTTCATGCGAGTGTAGTCTTATGCGAAGGTGCCCGTGTTATGTTGTCCTCCAATCTGTGGACAGAGCAAGGGTTAGTAAATGGGAGCATGGGAACGATTGTGGCTATACTGTATCGTTCTGGTGGACCTCCTGACCTTCCGATTGCTGTTGTGGTGCATTTTGACAAATACAATGGTCCCACATGGGGAGGCGAAAGATGCGTTCCAATTGCACCCATCAGTCGATCGTGGAGAACAGGAAATAGGGAGATGTCACGCCAACAACTTCCACTTAAACTGGCATGGGCAATCACAGTACACAAATCGCAAGGTCTTACTTTAGATTGAGCTGTGATGGACCTGGGTAAAAAGAAATTTGTCGTGGGACTTTCTTTTGTCGCTTTGTCACGTGTAAAACGTTTGCAAGACTGTCTTTTACAGCCGTTTGCTTTCGAGCGGCTGAAGAGTCTTGCAAAAAATAAGAACGTTCAAGTGAGAAAGAACGAAGAGCGCAGGCTTACAGCCAAACATTTAGAAAAAATTGACGTGCAAGCAGAAAGCTACTGTTTAGTGGGCAGCAGTCAGGGTAATGTTGACCTAATGGAAACTGGGTCATTGCACATTACTTGTGCGACTCCGAGGACGATACCCGCAATGTCAAATAGCGGTAGATGTCAGTCTTCACGCAGTGAAGCACACGATCTGCTCTCTGTACAAAATCCAGAAATTATTCAAGTAGGGGGAAGGGGTGATTGCCTATTCAAATGCTTTTCTCAAGCTCTTATGGGGTCACAACGTTACCACCTAACTTACAGAGAGCAGATCGTAGAGTTCATGAGGGAACGCGCTGTTTCATTTGTTGTCTACGTAGATGGCGATTACAATGAACACGTTGAGTCAATGTCAAAGCAGGGTACACGGGGAACTGATGCAGAAATTATGGCGGCTGCCACCTACTTTGGCTTACCGATACACGTTTTCTATCGAGCAGGCCAAAAGTGGGAATGGCATACGCATGAACCTCGGTTTTCTTTTCAGTTTCCTATGGATGTACCCGTTGACAGTATAGAGTTGGTCAACTATGATAGACAGCACTATGACCTGGTTCACGTGATTCAATGAGTCCCTTAGAAGGTACCGTacacgtgttactctagatAGTTTGCAGTCACTGCCTTTGCAAAGACATACAATTTGCCACTAAAGGCCAGTGAGGCCAACTGCCTCCCAGGTAATTTCATAGTTGATGACTAGCTGCTCTGTCTGAGCAACAGGTTCATTGTCATGCACACGTGGGAGCAGAGACTTGAACTTGAGTGTGATTGGTTGTGAGTCAATTGACTTGGTGCACTATGATCGATCACTGTTCTGCCCAGGAGTTTCGGAATGGTGGTCGGGTATCTGCTGCATTAAGGGGCATGATTTATTTCAGACGAGAAAGCACCAAACAAAATgtatttcactattgatgGTCTATAATCTGAAAAAACAGACTAAGAAAAGGgcaacttctgtcaacagtctGCCCAGTCTCACGTTTATACTATGGCAAGGATAGATGTCTGTCATCCATTGCAGCAAGTAAACCACTAGCATGGTCggaacatgtggagtgatggtcGGTGTTTGCTGAGTGATGGTCGGGCCTGACCACCTCCGACCACCGCGGGCAGAACCCTGATCGATCCATGCTAGCCAGAGGTCTCACAACACTTGCCGAATGTAATCAGCaagtatttacacacacaaattcatAAACTTTTTATTATGAATCCGATCAACTTTTCTTATGGAATTTTTATCTTCTCAATTCTTTCCTCTTTCATACTGTTACTGCTGGCTTATCAAATactggtgagatgtatgctacatgtaattgagtattattgatatgcaactgtctctgtgttgtaGAGTTGTCTTTGAAATATTGGAGAGAAGCTAATTTGACTGGGTCTATTCGGCAACATTTTGGCATACACAATGGAATCTGATCAACTTTTCTTATGGACTTTGTCGGCTCAAGCTCTTTCCTCTTTGATATTGTTACAATGCTGGCTTATCAAATATtggtgagatgtatgctaTAATTGAGTGTTACTGATATCTCAATTTCAGCTGTGTCGTACAGGTGTTTGAAGTATTGGAAGAAAGATACAATTTTGACCCACTTTTATGTGACTTACAACACCCCTCAACCTCAACATTCTGTACTGGGATGACCCACGTGACCTCTCACCTGACACGACCCTCCTATTCTACAAGATCTGTTCAACTTTTCTTATGGAACTTTTTATCAGCTCaagttctttcttctttcataTTGTCGCATTATTGGCTTATCAAGTactggtgagatgtatgcCGAGATGAGAAAATGATCAACAATCGAGCTTAACCGGTCACGTGAGCGACAGTTCAATAATAATATGTTTTTCTTTATAACGTTTTGGACACTGCCATAGTCAATAGCATCCTTCTATTTGAACAGCTGAATCCCGATACGAAGATGTCTCATCTCGACTTTCACACTGCTATCACACGTCAACTGGTACTGTTGTTTAGTGAATGTCGTTTTGCACCACAGCCGATCCGCTACTGCACCTActcctactgctactactgctgCTGAACTGTTGCCTGTGACTGCACCTGTTCCTGTTCCTGTTGTGACAACTGCTGCTCGTTCAACATGCTACTGAGAAGCCATTTAAGATGCATCAACGGTCTGTGGCCCTCTGTGGGTGTCTGTCAAAATCCAGTCACACCTCCTTGAtagtactgtacacgtgtaaCAGCATCTTGTGCTGGCTAACTTGACTGGTGCAGTTACTGTACTTTCCACACTACATTGTTGATGTCACAGACTATGATGATACAGTACCGAGTAGTACAATAATTGTTAAAATTGTTTCTATAGCAATTGTGTGGAACTACAGCCTCCTTTTGTTGCATGAATTGTGAAAGCTAATGGTTGCGTTCTTAGCAAGATAAGTTCAACGCGATGTTTTCATTCGATGcattttgtatatattataatgAGTGAATGTGTCAGCTGATTTTTGAATGAATTCAAAAGTGCGGGAAATGATGCTTATATAACTACGGTGCATCAGACGGTTGAATCCTTCTTCATCGAGAGGTACGTGCACTTTTTCTATCTACGTGTGTGGTGTACGCCTAGGTAGCTTAGGTACGTACTAGAGATTGGATCTTGGTTTGGTAATTGTAGACACATGGATGCCGTGGATGTGgatcaagacaaacaaagggGTAGAAAGAAAGGGAAGGACAGCAAGAAACAGACGGTGAAAGAGACGGCTAATTCTAAGGAGAAAGATGTAGAGACGGCTAGGGAGGAAGAGACGATTAAGGAGAATGAGACAGGTATGCAAGAGACGGATAGGGAGAATGAGGCGGGTTTAGTGAAAGAGACGGCTAGAGAGGCTAAGGAGACTGAGACGGCTAGTGCAGATGCACAGCCAGCAAAACGGCGTCGGCAACAGAGGTGTGTCTAATTAATAACACAGCGTCTAGAACTGTGCTTAATTTGTTTTTTCACGTATACAGAGGTAgaggaagaagagaagaaagaggtagaggaggaggaagaggaggaggaagaggaggaggaagaggaagaggaagaggaggaggaaacAAGGACGGCGTTTGTTACTATTTCTATGCCAAAAAATATCACtttacatttttaattagtgtgtgtgtgtgtgtttgattctGTAATTACTGTTAGCTattaaaataatacaaattacaaattatgtCGTTGCACATCGCAAACGGAGGTCATGACGCCGTATGCCTAGCTAAGAAAGTTACCTTTTGCAACTCATAGGACTGCGGTAGAGGGTAGATACACAACTCAACTTGTGcgcaaataacacaaacacacacacacacacacacacacacacacacacacacacacactcacacacacacactcacacacacacacacacacacacacacacacacacacacacacacacacacacactgacaaatgtTAAGTTGTCCACATCGTTCAAAGTCAACCTTTTACTAAGGTCAGTTATGAAGTCACAGAGTGGAGTCTAATGGTCAGTCATTGGtcattgaccgaccaactTGTGTTCATCACCAAACACAATTTTGCATTGATTGGACATATACCTACATTATTAGTCAATTCAAAACTATGTCGACAAAATTGCGAAAATGTTTTAGCAAGTCGTCGCTCTGCTAATTCTAAAACTAAGATCACGTGCAATCGCTTGGCTCCCACGTGGATTTAGATGACATCACGTAGAATCTTTTCTCAACATTGTGTTATACTTGCAATAACGTCACACCAATTAAAGTAAACTAGACTGTAGAAATAATTAGTGAATACTGGAATGTTGAAGATCATTAGCAAACTATGAATAATTGTGAACGTGATGCTGGCATGTTAttgctaattagctaaataacaatttaattaaaaattaaacatgCACAGATTTAGATACAACTTGATTAACATTAAAAAGTTATAATAGTCCAGCTACACAATTATTGATTTAGTAAAACAATGAAGGTAGAGTACATGGTATGATTATTATTCTTTTGATATCACCACATAATAAGTACGTTTGTTTCAATAGTTGGTTACAGATTCAATATTTAGTTTTAACGTACTTgaatactggtgtgtgtgtgtgtgtgtgtgtgtgtgtgtgtgtgtgtgtgtgtgtgtgtgtgtgtgtgtgagtgtgtgtttgtgtgtgtgtgtgtgtgtgtgtgtgtgtgtgtgtgtgtgtgtttgtgtgtgtgtgtgtgtttgtgtgtgtgtgtgtgtgtgtgtgtgtgtgtgtgtgtgtgtgtgtgtgtgtgtgtgtgtgtgtgtgtgtgtgtgtgtgtgtgtgtacttgttaGTTAGgtcatctgtctgtgcgtgtgttaTATATTGCCCCTAATAATATAAGGCTATATATGATGGAACTACATCAGATGTAGTGTAAAAcatattattactattattattatgataAGAAACGATTAATAATACCTTTAGCCTTGTTGTGCAGATCGAGCCTTGTCTTACTAATCAAATTAGTGCCCCTCAACAAAACCTATACGTTCCTACTACGCCTACGTACTAGACATCTGAAACTATTTAGCATCTGCTGAGTGGCATATCTCAACGTGTAGAAACATCAGACGCTtgcaaagaaaaagaacaCGAAACGTGTATTTTATAGAACTTCAGCAGGCAGCAACTAGTGTAGCTAAACATGTAAAGCAAACAATACATGTGTCTAGATCTACATACAATACCAATACAAAATCTAGTTAGAGCTGTGTTCAAACATGTCTTTTAGTAACATGATGTAATTTGCAAGTTTGCATGCAATAAACGTCTATGAATAAGATATGATGACGCACATTGATCATGCAGCAGTTATGAATGTGCATGCTAGGCAGTTTCACTTGACTCATCGATAGATAGCAATTGTCTGCTCTGATCAGAATTCCAAGCGGAAGTTTCTTCAGTATTGCAATGAACATCATCTTGGTGAACACATCTGATACAAGGAATACAGCTGCAACGTTCAACTCCTCTAATGTGATCGTCATAGTAGTTGGAACTGTTTCGTCTCACAGATATGTGGCATTTCATTCGTCTACTAAACTCGCGAATTGAATGTAAAAAGTTTTTTCCCGTGAGAGTGTAGATGAGAGGATTAACTGCTGGACTGATTGAGATGAGAAGAACACTTGCTGCAGTAAAATCGTTTGTCCATTTAAAGTATGTTTCACTCATTTCGCCTCTATACTCGTATAAATATGTATATGCTATCTTCCGGTGTAACACAGTTGTAGGAATCCAACATAAAGTATTTAGAACGACAATTACACTTAATCGCCATTGAAGATTTTGTGTGTCAGATCTTCCTGTTTGAGACGGTAGTCTACGAACCTTCAGACACACCAATAGATAAAGAACAACACACGACAATGTCAGAACGGCACTTAGAGATGCCGTAAATGTTCCCAAGTCAACATAATAGGCTCTATCTGTATCGCAGTAACTACTGTTGTTGATTGTAGTATACGTGTAGTTGCCAACTGTGGTTGAATCACTGTCATTATTAGTGATGCACTAACCATACCCACTCGACTGTGCCCAAGCACAACGTCCGAAAATCGCGGTAATTCGTTCATGTCTTGAATAAAAAAAGGAGCTGCTCCTAGCGTACGTGTACCAGAGATCAAAGGGACCGTTACTCTTAGACGAGTAATCATATCGATAGTCTAACTGAAGATTGAAAACTTCATTAATGCCTGGCATCAAATCTAGCATGTACATAATAACAAGAACATTCATTAAACCTTGAAAGATGATTGCGATGACCAGATTTCCCTTGCGAACTagtgaacagcaacaacgaGAACAACATTCCGATATTGCTTGAAACAAGTAAACTGCAATGTTGAAGATTGTCCACTGAGCTGTGGAGCAAGATAGCCAAGACAGAAGAGCACTAGCCATGCACATAGAACGTGAAGAGGTCTGTGACAAATTCTGTGTTTCGTCTAGATTGACCAACGCAACTGAAGTCTCCAAGAGAATCAAGTGAACACAATAGAAGAAGTCTGAAACTGCTAGCACGATAATAAGAATTGAGAGAGGAGACGATCTCTGATCTCTTTTCTGTGTAAGTCtccacaacacaaccaatacGTTGCCAACAATTCCTAGTGAAAGTAACATCCAAATGACTCCATGAAAAGGACTAGTAAACAAAACTATAAACATGAAATCGACTTTAAATCAGTTGTATTATAATAGTTTCTTCGTGTCTTACTGTCTTCAGAGGGTTCGTTGTAGTACTCGTGGTCTGTATACGTTTCgattgtctgtctagttgcgTCATCAGCAACCAGAGAAGTATTTCTACTTTCTTTCTTCATGGTCTACTAGAAAACAAATAGCAAATCAGCTGTTTTCATGAGTCATTGTAACCAATTGAGACGGCTACGCAGTACTGTACCAATGTGTAGAACAGTTAGCTAACACGTGGTCGCTTTGCTAATTAGTAAACGCCCCTTCATATGCTCATGTGAGTGCAATCGCTTTTCACGTGAGAGTACGCAAACTGTCTAGCAATGCTCCATCTACTGTACTTACATCAAATCTTAAATGATAAAGTTCAAATGTAGAGTTAACTTTCTTAGTAATTAAATCAAACGCACGCCACACAATTTAGTTGCAGCACGTCTTTACATGCAACCCAATGCATCTGACTCTTCAGATCTAGTATCATGCAGCAAACAACATGTGAAAATGTGCTACATTGAATTTCAACAATTAAACTGCAATACATTTAATATAAAAAGTTTAGAGATGTGTGCTAACATATTGTACATACCATATGAATACCGATAATTAAAAGTCATGCTTGTGTTCAAACATTCTCACAGAGCATGGACACATTGTCAATCTAATCAGCAAAGCTTGCAAAATACGACTACACGCAATGACATGCATACAGTTAGTCTAGCTGTTGTAACGGTTGCTCTATCCGACGGCAAATATTTGCTAGATAGTTTCACTTGAATCATTGGGAGTCGGCAGGAGTCTGCTCTGATCAGAATTCCCAGCGCAAGTTTCTTCAGTATTGCAATAATCATCATCTTGGTGAACACATCTGACACCTGGAGTACAGCTGCAACATTCAACTCCTCTACTGTGATCGTCACGGTAGTTGGAACTGGTTTGTCTCACAGATATGCCGCATCTCCAACACTTGCATATTAAATGTAAACAGTTTTTTCCTGTTAGAGTGTATATGAGAGGATTAACTGCTGGACTGATTGAGATGAGCAAAACACTCGCCGCATTCAAATTGTTCGCCCAAGAAATCCTAGAGTCAGCAAATTCCATCCACTGCATTACAGTCACAGGAATACAACAGAGAGTGTGTAAGAAAACAATTCCATTCAAACGCCATTGCATGTCACTTTGTGTTATGTTTGCTTGAGAAACTGCTTTAGGTCGCTTTAGGCACAccaaaagaagaagaacagCACATGACAATATAAGAATAGTATTTAGACACACCGTGAATTCTCTCACAAAAGAAAAGTTATCATGATCATTAATGTGGTGATTTCTGCAGTGATTTTCATTCGTGATTGTAGGATGGTTGCCATGTCTTTGTGAATCAGTTCCATTGACGCAAAACGAAAATTCGTTTGGATATGGCCAAAGACAGTATTCAAAAATTTCAACAATTTGTTCAGGTCCTGAGTAACTACTAGAATATGTGTCATAAGAACTGTCTGAAACAAGAGGTCTGTCATACAATGTATAAATTAACGTGCCGTCAAAAAAATAGGACACCCCAATACAGGCAATTATAAACAAAACTTGGCAAACGATTGTGACGACTAGATTATTCTTGCGATGTAGTGAACAGCAACTACCAGGACAACATTTGGTTATTGCTTGAAACGAGTAAACTGCAATATTGAAAGTTGCCCACTGAGCTGTGGAGACAGAAAACCAAGACAGCCAGAAACTTACAGTGCACACCTTATTAGGAGCCCTGTCTATCGAAATCGAATACTGGCGTACGTCAACTGAGCTGGTTGCATCAACAACCAAACTCTCGAGAAGAATCAAGTGAACACAATATACCAAGTCTGAAACTGCAagcatgatgatgaggattGAGAGAGGAGACGATCTCTGACCTCTTATCTGTGTAAGTCTCCACACCACTACCAATATGTTGCCAATAATTCCAAGTGAAAGTAACATCCAAATGACTCCATGGAAAGGATGGCTGGACAAAACTAAAAACATAAATGAACGTTATTACTTTAATAAACAACATTATTAGACTGTTTTACCGTCTTTGGAAGGCTCGTAGTAATCGTAATTGTATTCTGTGTCGTCTAGTGTGTGAATGACAGTTTCGTCACCAACAATAGAGGCACGCCCACTATCTTCTATCATGGTCTAAGACAAAGTAAGTTGCAAATCAGTTGTATTGATGAACTAAACTCTCATAACTAACCAATTGAGACAACTACAAGATACCAATGTCCGAAACAAATAGCACGCGGTCGCTtcagcctcgaacttccagaccaccAAGATAGCGGTCGCTTCGCTTTGCTAATTACCCGAGCCCCGGATATCGGAACTAAAGGTGAGGTCTGAGGTCTAGCCGACACCGTgcatactcgattagcgcagatgcaaatgaagctattccgacaaATGAGAAGTGGTGTTATTACCGACCAGTAGACTGTAATTAGAAAGCTGCAAAATCAGGTCCTGATAGAATGGGtcctagttaattaactaacggaattaattatttatttaattaattaacgaaagcTAAAAGGAGGGGGGACTGGCTGCACGAGACTACTACATAACGCTCGACTGTGAACGGTACGAATGGCAGCCAGACTACTAACTCTGACACTAGACGTCTCAAAAGCCGTATATCGGCATATAAAAAAAGCCATTTATTCTCGCTTTTGTCattcgaagcagctacaacgacgataGTCataccaaacgattcgctcttgtccgaggAATTGCACTGATTCAACAGCTAAAACTATGCAAACTCCACCAAGTATGATGTCAACTGCTGCTAcgcaataatattaatttctaCACGAGCTTTTACAAAGTCATGTTGTTctggtcacgtgtgtaca of the Corticium candelabrum chromosome 2, ooCorCand1.1, whole genome shotgun sequence genome contains:
- the LOC134176554 gene encoding octapeptide-repeat protein T2-like; amino-acid sequence: MDAVDVDQDKQRGRKKGKDSKKQTVKETANSKEKDVETAREEETIKENETGMQETDRENEAGLVKETAREAKETETASADAQPAKRRRQQRGRGRREERGRGGGRGGGRGGGRGRGRGGGNKDGVCYYFYAKKYHFTFLIINSKLCRQNCENVLASRRSANSKTKITCNRLAPTWI
- the LOC134198460 gene encoding G-protein coupled receptor GRL101-like isoform X1 — encoded protein: MIEDSGRASIVGDETVIHTLDDTEYNYDYYEPSKDVLSSHPFHGVIWMLLSLGIIGNILVVVWRLTQIRGQRSSPLSILIIMLAVSDLVYCVHLILLESLVVDATSSVDVRQYSISIDRAPNKVCTVSFWLSWFSVSTAQWATFNIAVYSFQAITKCCPGSCCSLHRKNNLVVTIVCQVLFIIACIGVSYFFDGTLIYTLYDRPLVSDSSYDTYSSSYSGPEQIVEIFEYCLWPYPNEFSFCVNGTDSQRHGNHPTITNENHCRNHHINDHDNFSFVREFTVCLNTILILSCAVLLLLVCLKRPKAVSQANITQSDMQWRLNGIVFLHTLCCIPVTVMQWMEFADSRISWANNLNAASVLLISISPAVNPLIYTLTGKNCLHLICKCWRCGISVRQTSSNYRDDHSRGVECCSCTPGVRCVHQDDDYCNTEETCAGNSDQSRLLPTPNDSSETI
- the LOC134198460 gene encoding G-protein coupled receptor GRL101-like isoform X2 translates to MIEDSGRASIVGDETVIHTLDDTEYNYDYYEPSKDVLSSHPFHGVIWMLLSLGIIGNILVVVWRLTQIRGQRSSPLSILIIMLAVSDLVYCVHLILLESLVVDATSSVDVRQYSISIDRAPNKVCTFTRFKQ
- the LOC134176555 gene encoding uncharacterized protein LOC134176555, whose amino-acid sequence is MKKESRNTSLVADDATRQTIETYTDHEYYNEPSEDILFTSPFHGVIWMLLSLGIVGNVLVVLWRLTQKRDQRSSPLSILIIVLAVSDFFYCVHLILLETSVALVNLDETQNLSQTSSRSMCMASALLSWLSCSTAQWTIFNIAVYLFQAISECCSRCCCSLVRKGNLVIAIIFQGLMNVLVIMYMLDLMPGINEVFNLQLDYRYDYSSKSNGPFDLWYTYARSSSFFYSRHERITAIFGRCAWAQSSGYG